A stretch of Primulina tabacum isolate GXHZ01 chromosome 13, ASM2559414v2, whole genome shotgun sequence DNA encodes these proteins:
- the LOC142521901 gene encoding uncharacterized protein LOC142521901: MDTKEFSGTTDMILAEGWINSIEVIFSFRKLQDAYRVKCTTFLLTEDARLWWESAFVSMNLKTLTWHGFKELFYSKYFTKEVRFRLNREFMTLRQGDNSVVEFVRKFEKGCNFVPLIVNDTQEKLRHFVYGLRLILRRDVRVAGPTTYVVDVSRALTEE, encoded by the coding sequence ATGGAcacaaaggagttctcggggactactgacatGATattagctgagggatggattaattccatcgaggtaatttttTCTTTCAGGAAGCTGCAAGATGCATACAGGGTCAAATGTACCACTTTCCTGCTGACAGaagacgccagactgtggtgggagagcgcattTGTGTCAATGAACTTGAAAACACTGACTTGGCATGGTTTCAAGGAgctcttctactccaagtacttcactaaaGAAGTACGCTTCCGCCTGaacagggagttcatgacgttgcgacagggagacaacaGCGTGGTAGAATTTGTCAGGAAATTTGAGAAGGGGTGTAACTTTGTGCCCCTCATTGTGAATGATACCCAAGAGAAGCTGAGACATTTTGTTTATGGGTTACGgctgatcttgcgccgtgatgtgagagttgctggtcctactacttatgtTGTTGACGTGTCGAGAGCCCTGACGGAAGAGTAG